A region of Anopheles merus strain MAF chromosome 2R, AmerM5.1, whole genome shotgun sequence DNA encodes the following proteins:
- the LOC121591130 gene encoding catenin alpha isoform X5, with amino-acid sequence METLSNFGQVALKWDPKNLEIRTMSVEKTLEPLVLQVTTLVSTKGPSKKKKGKSKRASALVAAVEKATDIFIERGEQIAYENPDITQEMLSAVEEVRKTGSAMSIAAREFSEDPCSSLKRGNMVRAARNLLSAVTRLLILADMVDVHLLLKSLHVVEDDLDKLRNASSQDELMNNMRQFGRNANELIKQAAKRQQELKDPQLRDDLAAARAVLKKHSTMLLTASKVYVRHPELDLAKVNRDHILKQVCEAVNTISDVAQGKSSQPQDVYVGAGELAAALDDFDEGIIMDPRAYNEVRSRPSLEERLESIISAAALMADADCTRDERRERIVGECNAVRQALQDLLSEYMSNMGTKDRTPELERAIGHMYRKTKDLRRQLRKAVVDHVSDSFLETNMPLLDLIDAARGGNEKLVRERADIFTKHAEKLVEVANLVCSMSNNEDGVKMVRYAADQIETLCPQVINAALILAARPNSKVAQENMEAYRQAWENQVRILTEAVDDITTIDDFLAVSENHILEDVNKCVLALQEGDAQDLRNTAGAIQGRSARVCNVVEAEMDNYEPCIYTKRVLEAVKVLREQVMSKFAQRVDVAVDALSSNSPKDVDENDFIDASRLVYDGVREIRRAVLMNRSSDELDTDTEFEPVEDMTIETRSRSSAHTGDQTIDEYPEISGITTAREAMRKMNEEDKQKIMQQVELFRREKLTFDSEVAKWDDTGNDIIYLAKHMCMIMMEMTDFTRGRGPLKTTMDVINAAKKISEAGTKLDKLTREIADQCPESSTKKDLLAYLQRIALYCHQIQITSKVKADVQNISGELIVSGLDSATSLIQAAKNLMNAVVYTVKYSYVASTKYTRQGTVSSPIVVWKMKAPEKKPLVRPEKPEEVRAKVRRASQKKTQNPVHALSEFQSPTDAV; translated from the exons ATGGAAACGCTATCAAATTTCGGCCAAGTGGCCCTGAAATGGGACCCAAAGAACTTGGAAATTCGCACAATGTCGGTAGAAAAAACACTCGAACCGCTGGTACTGCAGGTGACCACCCTCGTCAGCACAAAGGGTCCgagtaagaagaaaaaag GCAAATCGAAACGCGCAAGTGCGTTGGTTGCTGCCGTCGAGAAGGCTACCGACATTTTCATCGAGCGGGGCGAACAGATTGCCTATGAAAACCCGGACATTACGCAGGAGATGCTGTCGGCGGTGGAGGAGGTCCGCAAAACGGGTTCCGCGATGAGCATTGCCGCTCGCGAGTTTTCCGAGGATCCGTGCAGCTCGCTCAAGCGGGGCAACATGGTGCGTGCGGCCCGAAATCTACTGTCCGCGGTGACGCGCCTCCTCATCCTGGCCGACATGGTGGACGTCCATTTGCTGCTAAAGTCACTGCACGTTGTCGAGGACGATCTGGACAAGCTGCGAAACGCTTCGTCGCAGGATGAGCTGATGAACAATATGCGTCAGTTTGGCCGTAATGCGAACGAGCTGATTAAGCAGGCGGCCAAACGGCAGCAGGAGCTGAAGGACCCGCAGCTGCGGGACGATCTGGCGGCTGCCCGGGCCGTGCTGAAGAAGCACTCCACCATGCTGCTGACTGCGTCGAAAGTGTACGTGCGCCATCCGGAGCTGGATCTGGCAAAGGTGAACCGTGACCACATTCTGAAGCAGGTGTGCGAGGCGGTCAACACGATAAGCGATGTGGCGCAGGGCAAGTCGTCGCAGCCGCAGGATGTGTATGTTGGCGCTGGCGAGTTGGCAGCCGCGTTGGATGACTTTGACGAGGGCATTATAATGGACCCGCGGGCATACAACGAGGTGCGCTCTAGGCCGTCGCTTGAGGAGCGGCTGGAGAGCATCATCAGTGCGGCCGCACTGATGGCAGACGCGGACTGTACGCGCGACGAACGGCGCGAGCGCATTGTGGGAGAGTGTAATGCCGTACGGCAAGCACTGCAGGATCTGCTTTCGGAGTACATGTCGAAT ATGGGTACGAAGGATCGCACGCCGGAACTGGAGCGAGCAATCGGTCATATGTACCGGAAAACGAAGGATTTACGCCGTCAGCTGCGCAAAGCGGTCGTCGATCACGTGTCGGATTCGTTCCTGGAAACGAACATGCCCCTGCTGGACCTGATCGACGCAGCGCGCGGCGGCAACGAGAAGCTCGTCCGTGAGCGGGCCGATATTTTCACCAAGCACGCGGAAAAGCTGGTCGAGGTGGCAAATCTCGTGTGCAGCATGTCGAACAATGAGGACGGCGTGAAGATGGTTCGATATGCAGCGGACCAGATCGAAACGCTCTGCCCGCAGGTGATCAATGCAGCGCTCATACTGGCCGCCCGACCCAACTCGAAGGTTGCGCAAGAGAATATGGAAGCCTACCGGCAGGCGTGGGAGAACCAGGTGCGCATTCTGACCGAAGCCGTCGACGATATTACCACGATCGATGATTTCCTGGCCGTGTCGGAAAATCATATCCTGGAAGATGTGAACAAGTGTGTGCTGGCGCTGCAGGAGGGCGATGCGCAGGATCTGCGCAACACGGCCGGCGCAATTCAGGGACGTTCGGCGCGTGTTTGCAACGTGGTAGAGGCGGAGATGGACAACTACGAACCTTGCATCTACACCAAGCGCGTCCTGGAGGCGGTGAAAGTGTTACGCGAACAGGTGATGTCTAAGTTTGCGCAGCGTGTCGATGTGGCCGTTGATGCGCTGTCCTCGAACTCTCCAAAGGATGTGGATGAGAACGATTTTATCGATGCGTCACGACTGGTATACGATGGTGTGCGTGAAATTCGTCGTGCCGTGCTGATGAACAGG AGTTCCGATGAGTTGGACACCGATACGGAATTCGAACCAGTCGAAGATATGACCATCGAAACGCGCAGTAGAT CGAGCGCACATACCGGAGATCAAACTATTGATGAGTATCCAGAAATTAGTGGCATTACAACTGCTAGA GAGGCAATGCGTAAGATGAACGAAGAGGATAAGCAGAAGATTATGCAGCAGGTCGAACTGTTCCGCCGTGAAAAGTTGACATTCGATTCGGAGGTAGCCAAGTGGGACGACACTGGCAACGATATCATCTACCTTGCCAAGCACATGTGCATGATCATGATGGAAATGACGGACTTTACGCG CGGACGTGGCCCATTGAAAACGACGATGGATGTTATTAATGCGGCGAAGAAAATTTCGGAAGCGGGCACCAAGCTGGACAAGCTGACGCGCGAAATTGCCGACCAGTGCCCGGAAAGCTCGACCAAGAAGGATTTGCTCGCCTACCTGCAGCGTATTGCCCTGTACTGTCACCAGATTCAGATCACCTCCAAAGTGAAAGCTGATGTGCAGAACATTAGCGGTGAACTGATCGTGTCAGGG TTGGACAGTGCGACCTCGCTGATTCAGGCAGCGAAGAACCTGATGAATGCCGTCGTGTACACGGTCAAGTACTCGTACGTTGCTTCCACGAAGTACACACGACAGGGAACTGTTTCG TCTCCTATTGTTGTGTGGAAGATGAAGGCGCCGGAAAAGAAGCCCCTTGTGCGTCCGGAAAAACCTGAGGAAGTGCGTGCCAAGGTGCGACGTGCATCGCAGAAGAAAACTCAAAACCCCGTACATGCACTGTCGGAATTCCAGAGTCCGACGGATGCCGTCTAA
- the LOC121591130 gene encoding catenin alpha isoform X6 — METLSNFGQVALKWDPKNLEIRTMSVEKTLEPLVLQVTTLVSTKGPSKKKKGKSKRASALVAAVEKATDIFIERGEQIAYENPDITQEMLSAVEEVRKTGSAMSIAAREFSEDPCSSLKRGNMVRAARNLLSAVTRLLILADMVDVHLLLKSLHVVEDDLDKLRNASSQDELMNNMRQFGRNANELIKQAAKRQQELKDPQLRDDLAAARAVLKKHSTMLLTASKVYVRHPELDLAKVNRDHILKQVCEAVNTISDVAQGKSSQPQDVYVGAGELAAALDDFDEGIIMDPRAYNEVRSRPSLEERLESIISAAALMADADCTRDERRERIVGECNAVRQALQDLLSEYMSNMGTKDRTPELERAIGHMYRKTKDLRRQLRKAVVDHVSDSFLETNMPLLDLIDAARGGNEKLVRERADIFTKHAEKLVEVANLVCSMSNNEDGVKMVRYAADQIETLCPQVINAALILAARPNSKVAQENMEAYRQAWENQVRILTEAVDDITTIDDFLAVSENHILEDVNKCVLALQEGDAQDLRNTAGAIQGRSARVCNVVEAEMDNYEPCIYTKRVLEAVKVLREQVMSKFAQRVDVAVDALSSNSPKDVDENDFIDASRLVYDGVREIRRAVLMNRDEEDLDPEDIEDEQYTLETRSKSSAHTGDQTIDEYPEISGITTAREAMRKMNEEDKQKIMQQVELFRREKLTFDSEVAKWDDTGNDIIYLAKHMCMIMMEMTDFTRGRGPLKTTMDVINAAKKISEAGTKLDKLTREIADQCPESSTKKDLLAYLQRIALYCHQIQITSKVKADVQNISGELIVSGLDSATSLIQAAKNLMNAVVYTVKYSYVASTKYTRQGTVSSPIVVWKMKAPEKKPLVRPEKPEEVRAKVRRASQKKTQNPVHALSEFQSPTDAV; from the exons ATGGAAACGCTATCAAATTTCGGCCAAGTGGCCCTGAAATGGGACCCAAAGAACTTGGAAATTCGCACAATGTCGGTAGAAAAAACACTCGAACCGCTGGTACTGCAGGTGACCACCCTCGTCAGCACAAAGGGTCCgagtaagaagaaaaaag GCAAATCGAAACGCGCAAGTGCGTTGGTTGCTGCCGTCGAGAAGGCTACCGACATTTTCATCGAGCGGGGCGAACAGATTGCCTATGAAAACCCGGACATTACGCAGGAGATGCTGTCGGCGGTGGAGGAGGTCCGCAAAACGGGTTCCGCGATGAGCATTGCCGCTCGCGAGTTTTCCGAGGATCCGTGCAGCTCGCTCAAGCGGGGCAACATGGTGCGTGCGGCCCGAAATCTACTGTCCGCGGTGACGCGCCTCCTCATCCTGGCCGACATGGTGGACGTCCATTTGCTGCTAAAGTCACTGCACGTTGTCGAGGACGATCTGGACAAGCTGCGAAACGCTTCGTCGCAGGATGAGCTGATGAACAATATGCGTCAGTTTGGCCGTAATGCGAACGAGCTGATTAAGCAGGCGGCCAAACGGCAGCAGGAGCTGAAGGACCCGCAGCTGCGGGACGATCTGGCGGCTGCCCGGGCCGTGCTGAAGAAGCACTCCACCATGCTGCTGACTGCGTCGAAAGTGTACGTGCGCCATCCGGAGCTGGATCTGGCAAAGGTGAACCGTGACCACATTCTGAAGCAGGTGTGCGAGGCGGTCAACACGATAAGCGATGTGGCGCAGGGCAAGTCGTCGCAGCCGCAGGATGTGTATGTTGGCGCTGGCGAGTTGGCAGCCGCGTTGGATGACTTTGACGAGGGCATTATAATGGACCCGCGGGCATACAACGAGGTGCGCTCTAGGCCGTCGCTTGAGGAGCGGCTGGAGAGCATCATCAGTGCGGCCGCACTGATGGCAGACGCGGACTGTACGCGCGACGAACGGCGCGAGCGCATTGTGGGAGAGTGTAATGCCGTACGGCAAGCACTGCAGGATCTGCTTTCGGAGTACATGTCGAAT ATGGGTACGAAGGATCGCACGCCGGAACTGGAGCGAGCAATCGGTCATATGTACCGGAAAACGAAGGATTTACGCCGTCAGCTGCGCAAAGCGGTCGTCGATCACGTGTCGGATTCGTTCCTGGAAACGAACATGCCCCTGCTGGACCTGATCGACGCAGCGCGCGGCGGCAACGAGAAGCTCGTCCGTGAGCGGGCCGATATTTTCACCAAGCACGCGGAAAAGCTGGTCGAGGTGGCAAATCTCGTGTGCAGCATGTCGAACAATGAGGACGGCGTGAAGATGGTTCGATATGCAGCGGACCAGATCGAAACGCTCTGCCCGCAGGTGATCAATGCAGCGCTCATACTGGCCGCCCGACCCAACTCGAAGGTTGCGCAAGAGAATATGGAAGCCTACCGGCAGGCGTGGGAGAACCAGGTGCGCATTCTGACCGAAGCCGTCGACGATATTACCACGATCGATGATTTCCTGGCCGTGTCGGAAAATCATATCCTGGAAGATGTGAACAAGTGTGTGCTGGCGCTGCAGGAGGGCGATGCGCAGGATCTGCGCAACACGGCCGGCGCAATTCAGGGACGTTCGGCGCGTGTTTGCAACGTGGTAGAGGCGGAGATGGACAACTACGAACCTTGCATCTACACCAAGCGCGTCCTGGAGGCGGTGAAAGTGTTACGCGAACAGGTGATGTCTAAGTTTGCGCAGCGTGTCGATGTGGCCGTTGATGCGCTGTCCTCGAACTCTCCAAAGGATGTGGATGAGAACGATTTTATCGATGCGTCACGACTGGTATACGATGGTGTGCGTGAAATTCGTCGTGCCGTGCTGATGAACAGG GACGAGGAAGATTTGGATCCTGAAGATATTGAAGACGAACAGTACACACTTGAAACTAGAAGCAAAT CGAGCGCACATACCGGAGATCAAACTATTGATGAGTATCCAGAAATTAGTGGCATTACAACTGCTAGA GAGGCAATGCGTAAGATGAACGAAGAGGATAAGCAGAAGATTATGCAGCAGGTCGAACTGTTCCGCCGTGAAAAGTTGACATTCGATTCGGAGGTAGCCAAGTGGGACGACACTGGCAACGATATCATCTACCTTGCCAAGCACATGTGCATGATCATGATGGAAATGACGGACTTTACGCG CGGACGTGGCCCATTGAAAACGACGATGGATGTTATTAATGCGGCGAAGAAAATTTCGGAAGCGGGCACCAAGCTGGACAAGCTGACGCGCGAAATTGCCGACCAGTGCCCGGAAAGCTCGACCAAGAAGGATTTGCTCGCCTACCTGCAGCGTATTGCCCTGTACTGTCACCAGATTCAGATCACCTCCAAAGTGAAAGCTGATGTGCAGAACATTAGCGGTGAACTGATCGTGTCAGGG TTGGACAGTGCGACCTCGCTGATTCAGGCAGCGAAGAACCTGATGAATGCCGTCGTGTACACGGTCAAGTACTCGTACGTTGCTTCCACGAAGTACACACGACAGGGAACTGTTTCG TCTCCTATTGTTGTGTGGAAGATGAAGGCGCCGGAAAAGAAGCCCCTTGTGCGTCCGGAAAAACCTGAGGAAGTGCGTGCCAAGGTGCGACGTGCATCGCAGAAGAAAACTCAAAACCCCGTACATGCACTGTCGGAATTCCAGAGTCCGACGGATGCCGTCTAA